From Toxorhynchites rutilus septentrionalis strain SRP chromosome 2, ASM2978413v1, whole genome shotgun sequence, a single genomic window includes:
- the LOC129769611 gene encoding bifunctional endo-1,4-beta-xylanase XylA-like, with product MFKLVLISVLVAIVYCAPADKPGQERNDRLDQSETTWNSAWANPAAPGTWQNPNAWGANNWNRWNNPAADPRWNRWGAEPWNRGSWGSGTTGWNQWNRAGNWPASANAANRNAW from the exons ATGTTCAAATTG GTACTCATCTCTGTTTTGGTGGCTATTGTTTATTGCGCACCAGCTGATAAACCAGGCCAG GAAAGGAACGATCGTCTGGATCAATCAGAAACTACTTGGAACTCTGCATGGGCTAACCCGGCGGCTCCTGGTACGTGGCAAAATCCCAATGCGTGGGGCGCTAATAACTGGAACCGATGGAATAACCCAGCCGCCGATCCACGCTGGAACCGTTGGGGAGCCGAGCCATGGAACCGTGGATCTTGGGGATCTGGCACTACTGGATGGAACCAATGGAATCGTGCAGGAAATTGGCCTGCTTCGGCCAACGCAGCTAACCGGAATGCTTGGTAA